The genomic stretch TTacagttttaatttaacaacaCAAACTAATTTATCTTTCATCTGATTGCTCATCGCCGTATGGTGTTGATAACCAATCTTTGATtgtcaaactttaaaaatgagaATTCAGAGAAAAACGGATATATGGAAATAAGAGGTGCCGGAAGGGTTAAATACATATTACTTGGTTAATGCATAGACTTTTAACAAGTCCCACTTTTGAAGTTGCCATTTTGCTCCCTTAACTATTTCAAAATCCATGATCAACATCCATAAATAGTTTAGATTCAGTGTCATTGCACAAACAACCTCAATAATGAACCCTATATCAACCTGGGTTCCTGTAATGTATATACTGCAGTAGCTGTTAGCTATCTTGTGAGTGTCCGCAGATAGCTATGTTACTTTGGTATTCTACGATGAAAGTATTTTACGTTGTACATCAAGATTTTGTATCCATTCctttttgtaatttcaaattAACATAAAAGTGTGACTTCAACCTTTTATAAGGAATTTTAAGACTAAGACTGTCGATTTGCATACGAAACATAATTAGAACATACAAAAGTTGTACACAAAGACAGTTTACACTTGAAAATAAAGCAGTTTataaaaatgggtaaaaaatgcATTTGTATCAAAAAATATATCCGCAAAAGGCACTTTTATAGTTTTTGAACAACCTTGGTTTTTGCATAGTTTTGTTAAACATATAGAAGCACCAACTCTGTTAGCAATGTTCCACTGTTCATTAACTTCTATAGTCTTTCATGGCAGCAGTTAAAATGCAACCAATCGCTACAAGGCCTCCATTTTAAAATGGTTGTCTCTTAGAACATTCCCTTGTATACACCGTATCCTATTGTTCCGCCAAGGGCCATAAACAGCACTATTATTGATGCAAATAGTATTCCCAGTAATATTTTTCTGTGTTTGTGCTTTTTCAGGTCATTTCGAAAAGGTATtgtctgaaaaagaaaaatagaaacaaTATAACTAGTGCACAATCTAGAGAGAAATTACCCGGATACGTACAATGTAAATTCAGACAGCGCTTATAGCCTATCTCACGCAATAAAATCTATATTTTCGATGAATACCATATTAAGATTACAGTATCTGTGATTACTAAAGACATTTTGCagtttaaatttgtgatttttaaataaaatattgaattgtatttTGCTAAAAATATAATTGGAGTTATCTACCATTGTTCATGATTGTATATTTAGTGCATTgtagttgaacatgttgaacatatCTATATAATGATGgtaaaatatctaaagaaataaatttgaactCAATTTACCATCATTATACATATTCGTATAACATCATAGATCATGCATTTcttatttaattttgaataaaaaatgtttacttgTAAAGACTGGTACCTCAAATCGTAACTTATACATCAAAGAATAACTTATCATCTATAAAATGCATGACAATGACTGGATAGGATATTCataattatcatatacttagactaaataacatatgatttttactgtatgataatagcattaaattaacgtaaattccatattttttcgAAATGGTGCTTTaatagcgggctgatatgaaaattttatcacatgcttcgattgttatcacatgcctttccgtaatgTTATCTATCGcctggcattccggtgatactcggcaaattccggaaaatacacctcaatgctacgttttctatgaaaattattacaaagtagtgtacaaaacaaatatttggatactggaaagtatattgtgtaaaaaaataaaacaaaaaacaaaaaaaacaacaaaactaacaaacaaattattaaataaatagatataggaagatgtggtgtgagtgccaacgagacaactctccatccaaataacaatttataaaagtaaaccattataggtcaatgtacggccttcaacacggagccttggctcaaaccgaacaaaaagctataaagggccccaaaattactagtgtaaaaccgttcaaatgcatttttaaaagtttcaaacataattaagAAAGTTACTTTCAAAAAGTCAGTGACTTTTCTCAAcaagtgttcattatgtatatttttgtcgattcgtccatataaaaatatatgtttcttctatgttgaggcatatgatagaaagatttcatatcaaatGTACGAtatttggggtccgacgtccgtgaacttttcactctttgagcTTCTTTGaactcggtcaatatcagccctcgagccatgcggctcttgggctgatattgaacctagggctgataatacatgcgatatgaaaaatgccatgtaataatctgatattatcattTGACTGCACTTTTTGTTTGAACTATCAAAGGTTTTGACCAACCTTAgaagatatagatatcaagtcagtaacacaGGGTTCAAAGTATGCAACCTTTACACCCCATCCCAACCCCAAACGGCAATGGTAAAATAGTTACTCATTGTAAAGGTGTGTGATTCTTTACTCTTTTTGATTGGAAATTGTCCTTGAATCATTCTTTGACGTTACTCTATTTTTTAACTACAAAGGGGCTTTTTATCTTCCTATTTCCTtcaataaacattacaactaATTATATTTTTAGATAAAGGAAGAAACAAAGAATCATTGTAAAGTTATCACGCAAAACCCCAATTATAATAATTTCCGATATATAAATGTATCTATATATGGCTAAAACGGATATAAGTAATCACTTAACATCAACGTATTAATTACTacaattaatatacatgtacatgtatattacgtTCTTTTTAACGTATTTTCCGTgatttgaatgatttttaattgtatgtaggttttttttcttattaagaACATTTCCCAGAAAATGTTACAatccaaaagttttaaatatgaatgtatgtatatgtatgtatcgGTAGATTCCCATGAACATGATTTATGCATAGAAGAATGTAATGTTTTACAAATCGGCGATCAGGTTAACCacttttattttccaaaaaaaattctGATTATAAAGATATAGAGGTTAATGTATGGTGAAGGTTACAACTATTGCGACCGTAGTGGAAATTTTCTTCaatatcaatatacatgtatttctattcTCACTAATCAAATTACAAAGGTGAAGAGATATAAGATAAGATTAGAAGTATATGTTATATACTCGTGATATTTAATACAAAACTTAGATCTGAGTCTACCATGGAACATATGGATCGCCTAATTTCAACTGTTTATTAAGCAGCATTCGTGAATACTCATTAGTGCCTCTAATGAAAGTTCTTGCCGAACGAAACCCATGAAATCaaggtgaaaaaatataaagaagatcgataacataaaacattttgaaaagtcCAATATTGAAAACCAAAATTATCAAAGTTATCAAGAATAATGAGATTGCTATCCTGGTCtttgttcaagtttttttttcttctgttgagTAGTTTTGGTAGAAGTGTAACAATTGCGTAGTCGATGACAATTTATGTATGTTGTATCCCTACTGTGTCGAATATGCTATGAAGACAAAACAAAAGGGAATCCAGTAATTTTTGACAGTTGATGTCTGTGCAACAGATTTACCAGAAATATCTAAAACAGAATGATGAATTGcgtcaaaatgaaattttcaattcaaggaAACtacaaagatatatatatttgaaaaggcCGTTGTTTCTCTGTCCAGGAATCGGGATAGACACGAATGAAATAGCAACCCCACAAGAAAATATAGCCTGGACAGCACACAGTTTTTAACGACCAACCTTTATTAAAAGGGTTTAATACAATATGTGAACCTCTACAATAGCTGCAGACCCGTAACTCATTGGTCCTTGTGCGGGTATTTTTACACTATTTTGGAATGGTCCGCATATAGTCAAAAGAATAGTATGAGGatctaagagctacggttccgcagctacctCGACATACATGTTAAGAATTTTGTTTaagaaacaatcaaagatcttCAATCATTTCCGggatttttttaacagtttaatttaaaatatcacgACTTACTGTTGGTTGGTATACAGGGAGATAGCTCCGATAGTCTATACATTCCTGAGAGGTTTTTTTCTTTGCCATTAACTGACTTTGGATGTCTTCATCCGGCATATAAACAGCTAACATGTCACATtttgcttttttcttttcttcgttttctttttGACTTCCCATTACAATATTTGTGTTGTACATCTTTGGTTTCctgaaaataaagatattaatgtattaattaaaaaatcattctgaCTTATAACAGACCAGAAATTCAAGGTGTTAGtacttttaaaaattacattttctttcaattgttCCTCAGCTGCGTAATGGACAGTAATAAGATTTGACTTCATTGGACATTTCTTCTAATCTGATGTAAATTATATGAATAATTTATAGttaactttaaaagtttaaacgcTGGAAATAAAAGACCTTTATTACTTGTTAAACATCATTTGAGTAGATACATACATTTTCACGTCTTTTGAATTAATGTAATTTATAATGCGAAGTTTCATATAAGTACTATAATGTTATATTTCGTCACAAGTATTTATTTATACAAGTCATAAAAACTTCCCTCAACAGTCATGAGTTTGTACTTGAACTGAAATACATGTATCCGTTGtacttaaatacatgtatgagaaACAAAGTCCATTGATCAGTCAACAATAAAAACCTAAACTAAATATAGACTTACGTCTTAAGCTTTTCAAACTTTGTGCGACTTCCCAATCGGGTCATGTTTATTCAGTTagtaacaaaaataataataattcacATGTATTTATTGGAATTTTATGTATCGGTTTTgtctttgatgttttttttaataaaatcacatAATTCAATTATCTAATTGAGTGACAGATTGCCTTTGGTGACACGATTATCTCCGAGCAATTATAACACCTCCTAAAGTCAATTGATCAAAGGTTTGTTGTGATTAATACAATCAGTGTGATCTAAGACATATAAGGTGCAATTTTTTGTCTGTAAAACTACTGAAAGATTTACATGTAAGATTTAAGATTGTATTCAGAAACATTTgaaacaattcgaaatctaccAATAATATAGACGGAAACGTTATAAATAAACTCAATACTAATGTCTCGATTTAAACGGTTGTCGAAGATGAAAGTCATTTCTTCTACACCTGTCATATTAACACTGAGATAACTTTAGCACATAATAATTTCTATAGCACATGCATGGGGTTGACTTAAGTTATCCCAGGGCATAACACAAATTGTACTTTCATACATACAAATGTTAGTATTTGTATATGAAACTGTGGTCGTAATATTTAATTGATTGAAAAGTTGTTTAACACTCTATAAAGATAAACATTATCTAGAACAGAGTCATATCATACAATGTCTCTGTTTAGAATTATAAACGAGACACACAGCTTAGATTATTGAAAAATTCcacatatctatttataacttgaGTAGTCTAGACTATTTTCATACAATACGTTAACAGACATTTATTTACCAGATAGTATACCATTTTAGGATTAAATTTGAtatacattaatatatattttatttgatttctaactaaaaaaaaaaaagaattgtgtgtgctacaaaaaaacgaaaaaacaatcaataaactgaaaaaaaagtttaaataattttgattaattgatttaatttatcgATTCATTTTGTAATGAACacctcctgttttttttttttttttttttttttaataaatcagatCGATAGATTCCTGGCCTATGGGGCGAACGTGTGGGTGCGAATGTAATTAGGTCCCGATACGAGCCATTAGTACCGTATTGTTAGCCTGTTAATCTGTGGGCCATCCCACTGTATACCAAccatcaacttaaaaaaaaaggggggggggggtactggTGTTTTTTTCAGAagttttttttcctcaaaattcaacactataaggtatggagaaaaatcagattttttttgtcatctggtTGACTACAATATTTGTTATCATCAAGTTCGGGATCGGAATAatgttttagtaaaaaaaacatcacaaacttgtagtcaaatggtcgttcccttatcattttttaattaattatatataattaatcattttGAATTCttccaaataaatgaaaattataataacaactaaaacatgaaaattataatAACTACGAAACAGGAGTACAAAAGGTATCAGAAAAGTATTACCGTTATACAGAAACCAACATGTTTTACTGTCTAGACGTAATGACGGAATGATTAAACaggaaactacatgtacatgtatctaataTATAAACTACCAAAactctttttcatttacaaataaaacctGCATCAGAATAACAAGTACAAAAAGACATATACCGAAACTTTTTTCGTTTTCCAAATAAAACCTGTGTCACggaataacaagtaaaaaaagaggTATCACAGACCAAGTGTTCAAAATATATCTAACCTTGTAATATCTAATATATAACCAGTTTTGAAACtccaatttttgtttataaaatgtataaagtaAATATTCTATCAAAATGTACAATGATTGTATTTGAGTGGAAACACGAATAATATGGAGGCGTTTATAGCTATAGAACCTTTAGGGGACAATTACTAAGTACTAAACATGCCAAAATTagtaataaaacaattatatatcaGTTACAATATGCCAAACTTATCTACAAATCGTAAATATCAATCATAATTAGTAAATTATCATACCTCAATAGTTTATCTTTATTCCGTGTTAGTTGATAGACAGCATTGCGTGACACTACTACATTGTACTATAATACTtaaccatatttaaaaaatctgTGAATTTTCAGATGATTATCATTCATGTATTTTTGTAAATGGTAAATATATTAGTACgagtgaaataaatatatattccccatattatataattttcttgTTCTTATAATAAAAATGTAGTATGTCCAAGTCTCCGACTTCCCTCGAGCGACTTCCAGGATAACCGAGTGTTCCCTCTCCCTCTCTCTCTcacataatataacaaaaaaacatattaaaaatatatactctctctctctctctctctctctctctctctctctctctctctctctcaaataatttgacaaacaaaaacatgtacaGTTTTGTATTATACTCGTATCTTACTCGTATTCACATAAATTTTAACACCATATTCagtacaatgacaaaaaaatttgCTCAGAAACCAAGATACACACCTGCCGAAATGTCTTTGTTATCGAGCATACAAACATTAAACTTAGTACAAATCTTTTTTAAACTTTCAGGTTAATTTCGCATTTCAAGATCACAACttgtcttttatgtgaaaaattaaatgtagtacatgtacatgtaactcgaactttcaataatatttttctgatgtttaaGTCGTATCCCTTTGTCTTGAATGTTTGACAAATTTTCAAGGTATTTCcatttaaaaactatttttagtatatatatatatatatggttatatAGATCATAATTATAGAACAGTAACTAActtcattttatttaaacaaaaatgttataaaaggagATAAATACCTTTTCGTTTTTAGTTTTAATGCTGTTCCACATTTACAAATCCATGTTCTTGTTAAATTTCTTTGTGATCAAATCTCCACGCGTTATCTATTCTATTAATCTGTTTTCTTTGTGTATTTACTAGGTAAACCCTGATGACGTACAAACTAGGATTTTCAGGTTTATTTTTAGCAACAAAACATGGGATTGTCCAATGAAAAGTTATTGTGAATTACGTATTTAACATACCTGTTTATACATCACCCAATCACCACGACAGGAAACTTCCGTAACTTTTTTCTATGGAACTGTTGTGTTCACAcgaacagaggcggatttaggggggggggaggGAGTACCCGGTCCCCCATTTTTAGGAAAAATTAAGTTGACTAcgtagggaatcactgaagcattactgtagcgggccccctcttaggcagcagaggcggatttagagggggcccAGGGAggccgggccccccctttttgggaaaaaaattggttgcttatatagggaatcactgaagtgtgactggagtgggccccctcttaggtcagtcagtgggcccccacttatgaaaatttctggatccgccactgggcagtcagtgaaaaacaaaaatttctggatcctccACTGACGAATAAGGACATTTTAATCCTTTTCTTTGAAATGAATGATGATTCTTAGTAAAACTATATATGGTATGGTCTACTTTTCTTCTTCCAATTCTTTCTTCAATTTAGAGATTTTTAAACTGGGTCTCCTATTTTCACCACTCGATCAGGCTGCAATATAAGGttaatgatttttttcacgaCAGGGTTAGGGCTACTTTTTAAATCAAGTTTTCATATATTCACAGCCTAACAATTTATATCCATACTTAAAACTGGATGATAATGATACATGCGATAGTGGGTGTATATTTAAAGTCCAGTGTCGAATTATGTGAATATTCAAGACGAGAACATgttaagttatagttattgaccaagcaagtcggtatatacgatttaatctgcacagctctGGTGACCCTAATAAACCcaaacgacgtaggagttcgggttaaagggtcatGAATATTTACCGTGTTTAATTTGTACAGTGGTTTTTTATTAGACCTACACGATGCACCAGTTTTAAAAAGCTTTGCTTGtgtgtcaattttattttgcgGCAAAAAAATCTTAAGTTTGCGCTACAAACCATATTTCATTGGCGCCAAAATGAAACATTTCAATTGCGCCACAAATATAGTTAAATACAGGTAAATAGTATAACAAAATAGTTTTATTCACAAGATACTTTAAATGATAAGTTTAAAACACACCAAATTGTGTTTTAAAATTAGTATTAAAAATCTCCTTTTcctaaattataataaaacatattcttAAAAGACCTAAAAGAAAGCACTATACACTGGAGTACAATCAAAAGTATGTTCTGACACAAGACTTGTAAGCAACGGTTCGCACGTGTGTCTCGTGTTCATTTGATAACCTAtataagtacaaaaatgtatgtgtggtcataatatatatatatatattttatttagaaaactaCCCCTTTACATCGGGGGCACCAGTCATCAGGGTAGAAGTGATGGTGCGTCTATactatattatttacaattatatacattttagttaATGGTTTCATTATAGAATGTCTTTGAAACAATAACATACATGGCACATTAATAAGACAAAAATAGAGATTTCTAAAATacataatcataataaaaaaaaaacaatttatagaatgttaaaatatacatgtaattaaaacacTCATAGACAAATATGACCATGCAGCATGTATAAAGCATAAAAACTAAGatcaatcaatatataatagCACATACGAGTAAGTTAACTCAAAGGTTTATCTAGGTTCAACCATAGTTTGACGTAATCTACATAATTCTAAGAGATACATTCTTCCATAAACATCATAAAATGAACCAATTTCATCGTTAATAGCATAATCAATATCGCCAACTAACAATAATACTTGTGCACGTGGCGACAGTTCCAGAAAACTTACATTTCTATCATCAAAAGAGGCAAATAAGGTGAAAAATTTAGACCTGGTTTGTTCAAGAGATGTACACCCGAGCAGAAAATGTTCTAAATCTTCTGACTCCCCTGAATCACAAATGGGACATCGGTTGTCCTCGGACATATGCATTCTAAAAAGAAACTGCTTTAATGGCAAATAATTTGTTCTTGCGAGCAGTTTAAGACGGGATGAATTAAAATCGCTTATGTCCTCTAAGTATAGCTGGCTACCTGTCTTAATATAGCAGTGCTGATACAAATCAAGGCTACTTTTAGTAGTAACATCAATAATTAAACTTTCCCTACCATATTGACAGTTAAATTTATTAGACCCAATACTTTCCTAGTAGGTGTTCATCTCTTGAACATATTTCCAGACACTTTCGTTTAATTGAACCATTTCACTAAAGACTCGCTTGCACAGTCTATCGTCTGGTAGGTTATTAATCCTTTTAAAGTACGCAACTTTTTGGCGGGTGATAAATGCAGATACGGGTTCCCATCCAAGCTCGAGAAGGAGAGCGGAACGGGGAATATTCATTTTAGTGTTCATAATGATCTTAGCTGCGCGGTATTGCCAACTGTCGATGATCGATATATTTGTAGCTGAAAGTGGCATCCAGACGGCGCATGCATGTGTTAAAGAAGGCCGGAGCACCGAGTTCCAAAGGGCGTCTCCAAATTTAACACGGTTAAAATTTCCTTGCTCACCGAGGACACGTAACAAATAGTTTAGCATATTATCCATCTTATCTTCAAATAGTTATTTACATGAAAATTTGACTTTAGTGATCTATTTATGTAGTAACCGAGGTATTTATATTCGTTCACTTCCTCGATATTTACATCACCAAGAGACCAGACTCGTTCCGGACTTAACCGCTTCCCAACCACTAGAACTTTAGATTtcttattattaaatttcaagttcCATTTAGTTGCGAAATCGTGTGAAATCCGAAGTAACGTCTGTAAGTCTTCTGGCGATTTGGCAACAAGTACAACGTCATCTGCAAATAGGAGACAATTTATAAGTTGTTGCGAAAGATCAAAACCTACACCGCTTTCATTAAGCATATCAACCAAGTCATTCATGAGCACAGAGAATAAAGTGGGTGATAATACACAGCCTTGTTTGACACCATATTCATGTTCAAACCAGGTAGATTCAATGTCACCAAATAGTACCTTATTTTCTACATGACTATAAATATTCTTAACTAGACGCCATACCTTCCCTTGTATCCCACTTTGCCATAATTTAACAAAAAGCCCATCGCGCCATACCCTATCAAACGCCTTTGATAAATCCAAAAAGGCTAAGTAAAGGGGTCTTTTAGAAGAGCGTGACAAAGCACAAATACCTTGTAAAGCAAATATTTGATCTTCAATGCGTCGATCCTTTCGAAAAGCGCCCTGGTTTTCCCCAAGTACTTTGTGTTGTTCGAGGAAGTTCACGATATATATTTCCAAAGTCTtcgaaaaaagtttatatacattTGATGACAAAGTGATACCTCTGTAATTATCTAAGTCGTAAACAAAACCGGATTTATGGAGAGGTTTTATAATCCCCCTCTGCCATTCCACCGGTATCTGTTCGTGATCAGATATGAAGGTAAACAGATCACACAAAGTCTTAACCATCGTATCACCACCATATTTCAAAAACTCGTTCGGAATATCATCGAAGCCGGGTGCTTTTCCTAGTTGAATCCAACGCAATACATCTGAAATAGAGTCACTCGAAAAAGTTACTGAAAGCAAATTTTCGCCACGGCCACGGTTGCTCTCAATTTCAGATAACAGGTTTGTGACATGGTTTTTGAAATCGGGTTTAGTAGTTGTGTCTTTTCCGATTTTGCTAAAATGAGTTTTTAGACACTCACTTATGTCCGCATCGTCCTCGATAAAATCGTCCTTATTGTTGGGATCGATAATTCGACTGGGGTTAACACTTTCTTTCGGACCTCTGAGCAGTTTCCAgaaatttttttatcataaaagaaTACAGACTTATTTCGTCTTTATAAAAGGAAAGAAGATTGGGGTATTATTTCTGATGAGACAATTATctaccaaatttcaaatgaagaTTATGAAagcaactataggtaaccgtacgatCTTCAAAAATGAGGCCTTGAAAACCCgtacctatatatatattaaaaaaaagaagatgtggtatgattgccaatgagacaactctctacaagagaccaaatgacacagaaattaacaactataggtcaccgtacggctttcaacaataagcaatgTCCA from Mytilus edulis chromosome 7, xbMytEdul2.2, whole genome shotgun sequence encodes the following:
- the LOC139481817 gene encoding uncharacterized protein isoform X1; the protein is MYVSTQMMFNKKPKMYNTNIVMGSQKENEEKKKAKCDMLAVYMPDEDIQSQLMAKKKTSQECIDYRSYLPVYQPTTIPFRNDLKKHKHRKILLGILFASIIVLFMALGGTIGYGVYKGMF
- the LOC139481817 gene encoding uncharacterized protein isoform X2 yields the protein MKLRIINYINSKDVKMKPKMYNTNIVMGSQKENEEKKKAKCDMLAVYMPDEDIQSQLMAKKKTSQECIDYRSYLPVYQPTTIPFRNDLKKHKHRKILLGILFASIIVLFMALGGTIGYGVYKGMF